A stretch of Brevundimonas naejangsanensis DNA encodes these proteins:
- the virB10 gene encoding type IV secretion system protein VirB10: MTGQDPLPAPEDGDRRDIPAKDHDRGVSPIAGRLGGRQGRMVTLAALAVGCGAFLFATWERDDAPTRKNPPPDAPPREGAPFEPARRAEPPPRQDGAPSTPPPGADMAVVPAIDGSRMADDAPPRSSGAGRALAESARRAPLLAYSRSGRGSPGSAPDHRSLPVALSDPPAETRLDQLLRPGPIEEARAGRLPDRNLLITAGTSIPCVLQTAMDSSTPGYVSCLVGRDVWSDNGAVVLMPRGTRIMGEHRSALETGRRRLFVLWTRAVTPEGVAVALASPAADALGRSGFDGAIDTHFLERFGGALLLSIVDDGVHAAAGSGQELRSTARVPSDAATVALQNSIGIPPTLRKAQGSEVSVFVARDLNFADVYRLRRR, translated from the coding sequence ATGACCGGACAGGACCCTCTCCCCGCGCCGGAGGACGGCGACCGCCGCGACATCCCTGCGAAGGACCATGACCGGGGCGTCTCCCCCATCGCCGGCCGGTTAGGGGGACGCCAGGGGCGGATGGTCACCCTCGCCGCCCTGGCTGTCGGCTGCGGCGCCTTCCTGTTCGCCACCTGGGAACGGGACGACGCCCCGACGCGGAAGAACCCGCCCCCGGATGCGCCTCCCCGCGAGGGCGCCCCGTTCGAGCCGGCCCGTCGTGCGGAACCCCCGCCGCGGCAGGACGGCGCTCCTTCCACCCCGCCCCCGGGCGCAGACATGGCCGTCGTGCCGGCGATCGACGGGTCGAGGATGGCGGATGACGCCCCGCCCCGGTCTTCCGGGGCGGGGCGCGCCCTGGCCGAAAGCGCCCGGCGCGCTCCCCTGCTCGCCTACAGCAGGTCCGGAAGGGGCTCCCCGGGCTCCGCTCCCGACCACCGCTCCCTGCCGGTCGCCCTGTCCGATCCGCCGGCGGAAACCCGGCTCGACCAGCTCCTCCGCCCGGGCCCCATAGAGGAGGCCCGGGCGGGCCGGCTTCCCGATCGCAACCTGCTGATCACCGCCGGAACCAGCATTCCCTGCGTCCTGCAGACGGCGATGGACAGTTCCACGCCGGGCTACGTGTCCTGCCTCGTCGGTCGTGACGTCTGGTCGGACAATGGCGCCGTGGTGCTCATGCCGCGCGGAACGCGGATCATGGGCGAGCACCGCAGCGCCCTCGAAACCGGCCGCCGACGCCTCTTCGTCCTCTGGACGCGGGCTGTCACGCCCGAAGGCGTGGCGGTGGCGCTCGCCTCCCCCGCCGCCGACGCCCTGGGCCGGTCGGGTTTCGACGGCGCGATCGACACCCATTTCCTCGAACGCTTCGGCGGCGCGCTGCTGCTGTCGATTGTCGACGACGGCGTCCATGCGGCGGCCGGCAGCGGACAGGAACTCCGTTCCACGGCGCGGGTCCCCTCCGACGCCGCGACCGTCGCCCTGCAGAACTCCATCGGCATCCCCCCGACCCTTCGCAAGGCCCAGGGGTCCGAGGTCTCCGTCTTCGTCGCCCGCGACCTGAATTTCGCGGACGTGTATCGCCTCAGGCGCCGCTGA
- a CDS encoding TrbG/VirB9 family P-type conjugative transfer protein, with protein sequence MKALAVSAGLLAMASGLPALAAAPARETTDPRMREIVYAPGEVYRVAGAFRTATQILFSPEESIRHAAIGDSVAWEVAAEGSVLFLKPRERHQPTNLLVVTERGAEVRHYAFELLARDPGGRAPATYQIRFLYPHDDRARAAAELERAAGRAEDRLIGLELQQGALEGPRNLAYSVQGDVRLQPGEVSDNGRFTLLRFPGAQSIPAVFEVGADGSERLIPYDVRGEFVVVHGVLRGLRLRQGSSVLCIYNDAPDLRGVATTAGTASPVVERVLAGRQP encoded by the coding sequence ATGAAAGCTCTCGCCGTCTCCGCCGGTCTGCTCGCCATGGCGTCCGGACTTCCGGCCCTCGCCGCGGCCCCCGCCCGGGAGACGACCGACCCGCGCATGCGCGAGATCGTCTATGCGCCGGGCGAGGTCTATCGCGTGGCCGGCGCCTTCCGCACCGCCACCCAGATTCTCTTCTCCCCGGAGGAAAGCATCCGCCACGCCGCCATAGGCGACAGCGTGGCCTGGGAGGTGGCCGCCGAGGGATCGGTCCTCTTCCTCAAGCCCCGCGAGCGTCACCAGCCCACCAATCTTCTCGTCGTCACAGAGCGCGGAGCCGAGGTCCGCCACTATGCTTTCGAACTGCTCGCCCGCGATCCGGGCGGGCGGGCTCCAGCCACCTATCAGATCCGCTTCCTTTATCCCCACGACGACCGGGCGCGGGCCGCCGCCGAACTCGAACGGGCGGCCGGCCGGGCGGAGGACCGTCTCATCGGCCTCGAGCTGCAGCAGGGCGCCCTCGAGGGGCCTCGCAATCTCGCCTATTCCGTCCAGGGCGATGTCCGCCTCCAGCCGGGCGAAGTGAGCGACAACGGCCGCTTCACCCTCCTGCGCTTCCCCGGCGCTCAATCCATTCCGGCTGTCTTCGAGGTCGGCGCCGACGGGTCGGAACGGCTCATACCCTATGACGTCCGCGGCGAGTTCGTGGTCGTGCACGGCGTCCTGCGGGGCCTGCGCCTTCGGCAAGGCTCCTCGGTGCTGTGCATCTACAACGACGCCCCGGACCTCCGCGGCGTCGCAACGACCGCAGGGACCGCCTCGCCCGTGGTGGAGCGTGTCCTGGCAGGGAGGCAGCCATGA
- a CDS encoding virB8 family protein, producing the protein MTGVPSGDLKRYFAEARRWDQDRLASALGSRRLAWTAAGVAALLATASCLAVVALTPLKTSEPFVIRVDQSTGVVDVVRGLSADRGPVRYEEAVSKYFLARYVRAREGYLDPAAEDAFRTVSILSAPAEQTRWADFYRGSNPRSPQNLYGPDGEATIAIRAISFINEEVAHVRFRRTVRHARQAVESDWIATIAFTWTRAPMTEADRLRNPLGFQVLSYRADPEVIR; encoded by the coding sequence ATGACCGGCGTACCGTCCGGGGATCTGAAGCGCTACTTCGCGGAGGCACGGCGCTGGGATCAGGACCGGCTGGCGTCCGCCCTGGGATCGCGACGGCTCGCCTGGACGGCGGCCGGCGTCGCCGCCCTTCTGGCGACAGCGTCATGCCTTGCCGTGGTCGCCCTGACGCCCCTCAAGACCAGCGAGCCCTTTGTGATCCGGGTGGACCAGTCCACCGGGGTCGTGGACGTGGTCCGGGGCCTGTCCGCGGACAGGGGGCCGGTCCGCTATGAGGAGGCCGTCAGCAAATATTTCCTCGCCCGTTATGTGCGCGCCCGGGAGGGTTATCTCGACCCGGCGGCCGAGGACGCCTTCCGGACCGTGTCCATCCTGTCGGCGCCGGCCGAACAGACGCGCTGGGCTGACTTCTATCGCGGCTCCAATCCCCGGAGCCCCCAGAACCTCTACGGGCCGGACGGCGAGGCGACGATCGCCATCCGCGCGATCAGCTTCATCAATGAGGAGGTGGCCCATGTCCGCTTCCGTCGCACGGTCCGCCACGCCCGTCAGGCCGTCGAGAGCGACTGGATCGCCACCATAGCCTTTACCTGGACCCGCGCGCCGATGACCGAGGCGGACCGGCTGCGCAATCCCCTGGGCTTCCAGGTCCTCTCCTACCGCGCTGATCCGGAGGTCATCCGATGA
- a CDS encoding type IV secretion system protein: MAFRVFEPSYEFIDGRLDEFLGSRLSAVIAEVEGPLRIALVLYVVLYGFAILRGAIAEPVMDFAVRSIKLALIYALATTTAYSGFVTAPLFTGLPDVLTRAVSGAEATGVGAAFDHFFAYAAWLGEEIARDASAFNPAPYVISAAVFVIGALAAALGFGVVLVAKLALALLVALGPFFIACALFDATRRFFFGWLSQAVNYLVLFALMIVIFQLVLSLVRDQWGSIQGADPMIGGLIFIALCLLGAIFFLQAPAIAAGVAGGASAGLADFANAAALGSGSPGRARGPQEAGRQPPRGGGTIRPKGA, encoded by the coding sequence ATGGCGTTCCGGGTCTTCGAACCGAGCTATGAGTTCATCGACGGCCGCCTCGACGAATTTCTCGGCAGCCGGCTGTCGGCCGTGATCGCCGAGGTCGAGGGGCCGCTGAGGATCGCCCTTGTCCTCTATGTGGTCCTCTACGGCTTCGCCATCCTGCGCGGCGCCATCGCCGAGCCCGTGATGGATTTCGCGGTCCGCTCCATCAAGCTCGCCCTGATCTACGCGCTCGCGACCACGACCGCCTATTCCGGCTTCGTCACCGCCCCCCTGTTCACCGGCCTGCCCGATGTCCTGACGCGGGCGGTCAGCGGCGCCGAGGCGACGGGCGTCGGCGCCGCCTTCGACCACTTCTTCGCCTATGCGGCATGGCTGGGCGAGGAGATCGCCCGGGACGCCTCCGCCTTCAATCCCGCGCCCTATGTGATCTCCGCGGCCGTCTTCGTGATCGGGGCCCTGGCCGCGGCCCTGGGCTTCGGTGTGGTTCTTGTCGCCAAGCTGGCCCTGGCCCTGCTTGTGGCCCTCGGCCCCTTCTTCATCGCCTGCGCCCTGTTCGACGCCACCCGCCGCTTCTTTTTCGGCTGGCTGAGCCAGGCGGTGAACTATCTGGTCCTCTTCGCCCTGATGATCGTCATCTTCCAGCTGGTTCTTTCCCTGGTGCGCGATCAGTGGGGCTCGATCCAGGGCGCCGACCCGATGATCGGCGGCCTCATCTTCATCGCCCTGTGTCTCCTCGGCGCGATCTTCTTCCTGCAGGCCCCGGCCATCGCTGCGGGGGTCGCGGGCGGCGCAAGCGCCGGCCTGGCCGACTTCGCCAATGCCGCGGCCCTGGGATCCGGAAGCCCGGGCCGGGCCCGCGGGCCGCAGGAGGCCGGCCGCCAGCCGCCCCGGGGCGGCGGAACCATACGACCCAAAGGAGCCTGA
- a CDS encoding type IV secretion system protein, protein MTSRPLAAPVAAVAAFLLLCAAPAARAQHIVHDPAAYARLVEDARTALAQLRALQDQVEQGKALLDSLNSVSGVNALATALGLPEVRNPLPGLHALRAAAEGDLAALGDLADRAAAIRGETRLYTPPSGDLPAAEAFYLDSLERAGARAARDLAVGEAVGRASDRRLEGLESLRRALDAAPHARAVLDLEARLAAETALVQNEQLRLQGLALTQAAESRLEDQRAREQAEAARKTRQALYARTMGEP, encoded by the coding sequence ATGACCTCCCGTCCGCTCGCGGCCCCTGTCGCCGCAGTCGCCGCCTTCCTGCTTCTCTGCGCCGCCCCCGCCGCGCGGGCCCAGCACATCGTCCATGACCCGGCCGCCTACGCCCGGCTCGTCGAGGACGCCCGCACGGCGCTGGCGCAGCTTCGCGCCCTCCAGGACCAGGTGGAACAGGGCAAGGCCCTGCTCGACAGCCTGAACTCCGTCTCCGGCGTCAATGCCCTGGCGACCGCCCTCGGCCTTCCGGAGGTCCGCAATCCCCTCCCCGGGCTGCACGCCCTGCGAGCGGCCGCCGAAGGAGACCTGGCGGCGCTCGGCGATCTGGCGGATCGCGCCGCCGCCATCCGCGGCGAAACCCGTCTCTATACGCCGCCGTCGGGCGACCTTCCCGCAGCCGAGGCCTTCTATCTCGACAGCCTCGAGCGCGCCGGCGCCCGGGCAGCCCGGGATCTGGCCGTCGGCGAGGCCGTGGGGCGGGCGTCCGACCGGAGGCTGGAGGGCCTGGAGTCCCTGCGCCGCGCCCTGGACGCCGCCCCGCACGCTCGCGCCGTCCTGGATCTGGAGGCCCGGCTCGCGGCGGAAACGGCCCTGGTCCAGAACGAGCAACTACGTCTCCAGGGGCTCGCCCTGACCCAGGCCGCGGAAAGCCGGCTCGAGGACCAGCGCGCCCGCGAACAGGCGGAGGCCGCCCGGAAGACGCGTCAGGCCCTCTACGCCCGGACCATGGGGGAACCGTGA
- a CDS encoding VirB4 family type IV secretion/conjugal transfer ATPase, with translation MAEARISQGRLGRETEVRPHLPYARHVNDHVIALDSGALMLAFQIQGASYETADVRDLNDWHLKLNQAWRNLADEQLAIWHHVVRRQVEAPPSTGFRSAFAAELGAGHDALTASRPLWLNELFVTLVLHPGRAPSDRPAALMRRLRQGRRRDPEAGARPLRRLEEAGRDLARYLDRYTPRRLGLHERDGIWFSEPMEMIGLILNGRSTPSPLVHGHLGSSAYRARVIFGRETLEIRDAAETRYAGVLAIKDYPATTRPGLWNGLLSAPFGFVATHSFAFLSGASARKVMERKQNQMVSARDRASSQIAGLSEALDELVSNRFVMGEHQASVLVHGDTPADLADHLSRARAILADSGMVVAREDLGLEAAFWAQFPGAFARRTRPAAITSRNFAALAPFHACPAGRATGNHWGPALAVLRTTAGSPFHFSFHVGDLGHTFICGPSGSGKTVVQNFMLARLERFGAERIFIDKDRGAEIFVRACGGTYLTLDNGEPTGFAPFRALPPTPSSRAFLVRLVRALVSRPDETLTVAQARAIDHGVAALEALPRERRSIGALRSLLGQGDAGGIGARLERWQAGGPLGWVLDNDEDVLSLDAPLSGFDITRILDHDEVRTPAMLYLFHRITERVDGRRLVLDIDEFWKVLDDPAFTDLARDGLKTWRKQNAMMVFGTQSPADALRSPIAHAILEQCATKIFLPNPHGQARDYVDGFGLTGTEFHLVRDVLTPESRRFLVKQGHDSVVVELDLTGMDDVLAVLSGRAATVALLDRIRGETGDGYAQWRDHFHARRRAS, from the coding sequence GTGGCTGAGGCGCGGATCAGCCAGGGCCGGCTCGGGCGGGAAACCGAAGTCCGGCCGCACCTGCCCTATGCGCGGCATGTCAACGACCATGTCATCGCCCTGGACAGCGGCGCCCTCATGCTGGCGTTCCAGATCCAGGGCGCCAGCTACGAGACGGCTGACGTCCGCGATCTCAACGACTGGCACCTCAAGCTTAACCAGGCCTGGCGCAACCTGGCCGACGAACAGCTCGCGATCTGGCATCATGTCGTCCGGCGACAGGTCGAGGCCCCGCCCTCCACCGGCTTCAGATCCGCCTTCGCCGCCGAGCTCGGCGCCGGCCATGACGCCCTGACCGCCTCGCGACCGCTCTGGCTCAACGAGCTGTTCGTCACCCTTGTCCTGCATCCCGGCCGCGCCCCTTCCGACCGCCCGGCCGCGCTGATGCGGCGGCTGCGCCAAGGGCGCCGCCGGGACCCCGAGGCCGGGGCCCGCCCGCTCCGTCGTCTCGAGGAAGCAGGGCGCGACCTCGCCCGCTACCTGGACCGCTACACGCCGCGCCGTCTCGGCCTGCATGAGCGTGACGGGATCTGGTTCTCGGAGCCCATGGAGATGATCGGGCTCATCCTGAACGGCCGGAGCACGCCCTCCCCCCTGGTGCACGGCCATCTGGGTTCCTCGGCATACAGGGCGCGGGTGATCTTCGGCCGGGAAACCCTCGAGATCAGGGACGCCGCCGAGACCCGCTATGCAGGGGTTCTGGCCATCAAGGACTATCCGGCCACGACGCGGCCGGGACTCTGGAACGGGCTGCTTTCCGCCCCCTTCGGCTTCGTGGCGACCCATTCCTTCGCCTTCCTGTCCGGAGCCTCGGCCCGGAAAGTGATGGAGCGCAAGCAGAACCAGATGGTCTCGGCGCGGGACCGGGCCTCTTCCCAGATCGCCGGACTGTCGGAGGCGCTGGACGAGCTGGTGAGCAACCGTTTCGTCATGGGCGAACACCAGGCTTCCGTCCTCGTTCATGGCGACACTCCGGCAGACCTGGCCGATCACCTGTCGAGAGCCCGCGCCATCCTCGCGGATTCCGGCATGGTGGTCGCGCGCGAGGATCTGGGGCTCGAGGCCGCCTTCTGGGCGCAGTTTCCCGGGGCCTTCGCCCGGCGGACCCGACCGGCGGCAATCACATCGCGCAACTTCGCCGCCCTGGCGCCCTTCCACGCCTGTCCGGCCGGCAGGGCGACAGGCAACCACTGGGGCCCCGCCCTGGCTGTCCTGCGGACCACGGCGGGCTCTCCCTTCCACTTCAGCTTCCATGTCGGTGATCTCGGCCACACCTTCATCTGCGGCCCGTCGGGCTCAGGCAAGACGGTCGTCCAGAACTTCATGCTCGCCCGGCTCGAGCGGTTCGGCGCCGAACGGATCTTCATCGACAAGGACCGCGGCGCGGAGATCTTCGTGCGGGCCTGCGGCGGAACCTATCTGACGCTGGACAATGGAGAGCCGACCGGCTTCGCGCCATTCAGGGCCCTGCCTCCCACGCCCTCCAGCCGCGCCTTCCTCGTCAGGCTGGTCCGGGCCCTCGTGAGCCGGCCGGACGAAACCCTGACGGTCGCCCAGGCGCGGGCCATCGATCACGGGGTCGCGGCGCTGGAGGCCCTGCCGCGCGAACGAAGGTCCATCGGCGCGCTGAGGAGCCTGCTCGGCCAGGGCGACGCCGGTGGGATAGGCGCAAGGCTGGAACGCTGGCAGGCCGGCGGCCCCCTCGGCTGGGTCCTCGACAATGACGAGGACGTGCTGAGCCTGGACGCCCCCCTCTCCGGCTTCGACATCACCCGGATTCTCGACCACGACGAGGTCCGGACCCCGGCCATGCTCTATCTCTTCCACCGCATCACCGAGCGTGTGGACGGCCGCCGACTGGTGCTGGACATAGACGAGTTCTGGAAGGTGCTGGACGACCCGGCCTTCACCGATCTGGCGCGGGACGGACTGAAGACCTGGCGCAAGCAGAACGCCATGATGGTGTTCGGCACCCAGTCGCCCGCCGACGCTCTCCGTTCGCCGATCGCCCACGCCATCCTGGAGCAGTGCGCGACCAAGATCTTCCTGCCCAACCCCCATGGCCAGGCCCGCGACTATGTGGACGGCTTCGGACTGACCGGAACGGAGTTCCACCTTGTCCGCGATGTCCTGACGCCGGAGTCCCGTCGTTTCCTGGTCAAACAGGGCCACGACAGCGTGGTGGTCGAGCTGGATCTGACGGGAATGGACGATGTCCTCGCCGTCCTCTCCGGCCGGGCCGCGACCGTGGCCCTCCTCGACCGGATCCGGGGGGAGACCGGCGACGGCTATGCGCAGTGGCGCGATCATTTCCATGCCCGAAGGAGAGCCTCATGA
- a CDS encoding type IV secretion system protein VirB3: protein MAEERIVEDPLFLACTRPAMVMGVPMEAMGVNVILSGLVFLIGGSLAYLLAAPALHMVFRAICRADHNAFRILFLHLDTRGRARNTALWGGSSPSPLPLVHRYRAAELTRG from the coding sequence ATGGCTGAGGAACGTATCGTGGAGGATCCGCTCTTCCTGGCGTGCACCCGGCCCGCCATGGTGATGGGCGTGCCCATGGAAGCCATGGGGGTCAATGTCATCCTTTCGGGGCTGGTCTTCCTGATCGGCGGCAGCCTGGCCTATCTGCTGGCTGCCCCGGCCCTGCACATGGTGTTCCGCGCCATCTGCCGCGCCGATCACAACGCCTTCCGCATCCTGTTTCTTCACCTCGACACCCGGGGCCGGGCGCGCAACACGGCGCTCTGGGGCGGAAGTTCGCCCTCGCCCCTGCCCCTCGTCCATCGTTACCGCGCCGCGGAGTTGACCCGTGGCTGA
- a CDS encoding TrbC/VirB2 family protein produces the protein MTGHASSPRLLCAAVLIAGAASLLLVEPAFASANVEGLLQNVVDMLTGNTARLLAVLAVVVVGILWMFGLFDLRRAAIVVLGIIVVFGAAEIVNLITGGAR, from the coding sequence ATGACCGGTCATGCCTCAAGCCCGCGGCTGCTCTGCGCCGCCGTCCTGATCGCCGGCGCCGCCAGCCTCCTGCTGGTCGAGCCCGCCTTCGCCTCGGCCAATGTCGAGGGCCTGCTCCAGAACGTCGTCGACATGCTCACGGGCAACACAGCGCGCCTGCTCGCGGTGCTGGCCGTGGTCGTCGTCGGCATCCTCTGGATGTTCGGCCTGTTCGACCTGCGACGCGCCGCCATAGTCGTTCTGGGCATCATCGTGGTCTTCGGCGCCGCCGAGATCGTCAACCTGATCACCGGCGGCGCGCGGTGA
- a CDS encoding lytic transglycosylase domain-containing protein, with protein MLDLAAILILAQTCAPQTAPATLAAVAWAESRFDPLAIGVNRGPRPARPPRDAADAARIARDLLARGANLDLGVAQINSDNLDRLGLSPEAAFDPCSNLAAADRILRAGYRPGPDRTPQQTLRIALSRYNTGHPERGFRNGYVARVEAAAAALGLAPAGDADRQDPPATVEPSGPVAAWDVFGRAPASPSLVFTSTHSARGGQR; from the coding sequence TTGCTGGACCTCGCCGCCATACTGATCCTGGCCCAGACCTGCGCCCCGCAGACAGCGCCCGCGACCCTGGCCGCCGTCGCCTGGGCAGAGAGCCGCTTCGATCCGCTCGCCATCGGGGTCAACCGCGGACCGCGCCCGGCGCGACCTCCGCGCGACGCGGCCGACGCCGCCCGGATCGCTCGCGACCTGCTGGCGCGCGGCGCCAACCTCGACCTCGGCGTGGCCCAGATCAACAGCGACAACCTGGACCGCCTCGGCCTGAGCCCGGAAGCGGCCTTCGATCCCTGCAGCAACCTCGCGGCCGCGGACAGGATCCTGCGCGCCGGTTACAGGCCAGGGCCGGACCGGACCCCGCAGCAGACCCTGCGGATAGCCCTGTCCCGCTACAATACGGGCCATCCGGAGCGGGGCTTTCGCAATGGCTATGTGGCGAGGGTGGAGGCCGCCGCCGCCGCCCTTGGGCTCGCTCCGGCTGGAGACGCGGACCGGCAGGATCCGCCGGCGACCGTCGAACCTTCCGGTCCGGTCGCCGCCTGGGACGTCTTCGGACGGGCGCCAGCCTCCCCGTCCCTCGTCTTCACATCCACCCACAGTGCACGGGGAGGTCAGAGATGA
- a CDS encoding helix-turn-helix domain-containing protein — MRQPPPPPSSVDALTGRQRQCLTLASRGLTSARIAARLGLSPRTVDEHLADACRLLGVRTRIQAVARFAASSPVFPSPPP, encoded by the coding sequence ATGCGCCAGCCCCCGCCCCCTCCCTCTTCGGTCGACGCCCTGACCGGCCGGCAGCGCCAGTGCCTGACGCTTGCCTCACGGGGCCTGACCTCGGCCCGCATCGCGGCCCGTCTCGGCCTCTCCCCGCGCACTGTCGACGAGCACCTGGCTGACGCATGCCGTCTGCTGGGGGTGAGAACCCGCATCCAGGCCGTGGCCCGGTTCGCCGCGTCCTCGCCGGTCTTTCCCTCTCCCCCACCGTAG